A stretch of Geomonas oryzisoli DNA encodes these proteins:
- a CDS encoding class II 3-deoxy-7-phosphoheptulonate synthase, translating to MPTTKWSKSSWRSFPALQQPVWPAGPALDESLKTLSQLPPLVFAGECQTLKSQLAEAVEGKAFVLQCGDCAEDFSRCTGPDIRELLKVILQMSVVVAYAGEKRVIKIGRMAGQYAKPRSSDTELVNGVELPSYRGDMVNSPEPTLEARTPDPRRMLEGYYRAAATLNLVRSFTLGGYAALDRVQAWHRASLDALPAGQKYEDLVRQIWKTINFMTAIGLDPQHTPQLNQVTLYTSHEALLLDYEETLTRMDSTTGGWYDCSGHMLWIGDRTRQLDGAHIEFLRGVKNPLGMKIGPKYDIDNIKAIVERLNPENEAGRLTLITRFGADKVSDFLPTLLREISREGYRVVWTCDPMHGNTYQNEFGQKSRKFEDILREIKTFWEIHKAEGTVAGGVHLELTGDHVTECTGGSRQLLDKHLHLNYQTNCDPRLNAEQSVELAFELAEMLHPCI from the coding sequence ATGCCTACCACGAAATGGAGCAAGTCGAGCTGGCGCTCTTTTCCCGCCCTGCAGCAGCCGGTGTGGCCTGCTGGTCCCGCCCTGGACGAATCGCTGAAAACGCTGTCGCAACTGCCGCCGCTGGTCTTCGCCGGCGAGTGCCAGACGCTGAAATCCCAACTGGCGGAGGCCGTCGAGGGGAAGGCCTTCGTGCTGCAATGCGGCGACTGCGCCGAGGACTTCTCGCGCTGCACCGGCCCCGACATCCGGGAACTTTTGAAGGTCATCCTGCAGATGTCGGTGGTGGTCGCCTACGCCGGCGAGAAGCGGGTGATCAAGATCGGACGGATGGCGGGCCAGTACGCGAAGCCGCGCTCCTCCGACACGGAGCTTGTGAACGGCGTCGAGCTCCCCAGCTACCGCGGCGACATGGTGAACAGCCCCGAGCCGACCCTGGAGGCGAGAACGCCGGACCCGCGCCGGATGCTCGAGGGGTACTACCGGGCGGCGGCCACGCTGAACCTGGTGCGCTCCTTCACCCTGGGCGGCTACGCCGCGCTGGACCGCGTGCAGGCCTGGCACCGCGCCTCGCTGGACGCCCTTCCCGCCGGGCAGAAGTACGAGGACCTGGTGCGCCAGATCTGGAAGACCATCAACTTCATGACCGCCATCGGCCTTGACCCGCAGCACACGCCCCAGTTGAACCAGGTGACCCTGTACACCTCGCACGAGGCGCTGCTGCTCGACTACGAGGAGACCCTGACCCGCATGGACTCCACCACCGGCGGATGGTACGACTGCAGTGGCCACATGCTCTGGATCGGGGATCGCACCCGGCAACTGGACGGCGCGCACATCGAGTTCCTGCGCGGCGTCAAGAACCCGCTCGGGATGAAGATCGGCCCCAAGTACGACATCGACAACATCAAGGCCATCGTGGAGCGGCTGAACCCGGAAAACGAGGCGGGTCGGCTCACCCTGATCACCCGCTTCGGCGCCGACAAGGTTTCCGACTTCCTGCCCACGCTGTTGCGCGAGATCAGCCGCGAAGGGTACCGCGTGGTCTGGACCTGCGATCCCATGCACGGCAACACCTACCAGAACGAATTCGGACAGAAATCCAGGAAGTTCGAAGACATCCTGCGCGAGATCAAGACCTTCTGGGAGATCCACAAGGCGGAGGGCACCGTCGCGGGAGGGGTGCACCTGGAGCTGACCGGGGACCACGTCACCGAGTGCACCGGGGGAAGCCGCCAGCTTCTGGACAAGCATCTGCACCTGAACTACCAGACCAACTGCGATCCGCGCCTGAACGCGGAGCAGAGCGTCGAGCTCGCCTTCGAGCTGGCCGAGATGCTGCACCCGTGCATTTAA
- a CDS encoding C13 family peptidase: MTPDRPTEPPAETAPGPATREKDGVADDGTPREPVTVRNTVARLWSDLYGGLRGALLLRSGFENLSSTPADVVLMVAADLVFNLLVSFLLVGRSGSFSFSSLPYFLFYLPLFLLFGVAARALVRRPLAISGIATALVAFSIPIELCHGILEWIAQWRPFESLSDYLAAPHYYRFFGWWLAASLVFLLRLEETGASLRRLRLVPLYLVLLAVPLYYFQRGDLWVGKEGGNESGELSLTDEVLAAQNRLLDEQLRSLLPGQHGRSDLYFVGFAGDASQDVFLKELSATRQLFDTRFGTAGRSVLLVNNPQSATALPFATIGNLERALVRVGEVMNRDEDVLFLYLSSHGSRDQELDVSNPPLDLKQVTPELLRRMLRKAGIRYKVVVVSACFSGGFIPPLQDDGSLLITAADATHESFGCGFGENYTWFGEAFVGDALKSTFSFTEAFETSRDTIRKWETEKGETPSNPQIWAGKDIWPVLKRLQKELEQREGK, from the coding sequence ATGACACCGGATCGTCCCACCGAACCACCTGCCGAAACTGCGCCCGGCCCCGCTACGCGAGAAAAGGACGGCGTTGCCGATGACGGCACTCCCCGCGAGCCGGTAACGGTACGAAACACCGTTGCCCGACTCTGGTCCGACCTGTACGGCGGCCTGCGCGGCGCCTTGTTGCTGCGCTCGGGCTTCGAGAACCTTTCATCGACCCCGGCGGACGTGGTGCTCATGGTCGCCGCCGACCTCGTCTTCAACCTGCTGGTTTCCTTCCTGCTGGTCGGACGCAGCGGGAGTTTCTCGTTCTCCTCGCTGCCGTACTTCCTTTTCTACCTGCCGCTTTTCCTGCTCTTCGGGGTGGCGGCCCGGGCCCTGGTGCGCCGTCCCCTGGCCATTTCCGGCATCGCCACCGCGCTCGTCGCCTTCAGCATCCCGATAGAGCTCTGCCACGGCATCCTGGAATGGATCGCCCAGTGGCGCCCCTTCGAATCGCTCTCGGATTACCTCGCCGCCCCGCACTACTACCGCTTCTTCGGCTGGTGGCTCGCGGCCTCCCTGGTATTCCTGCTGCGCCTCGAGGAGACCGGCGCGTCGCTGCGTCGTCTCCGCCTGGTGCCGCTGTACCTGGTGCTCCTGGCGGTGCCGCTCTACTATTTCCAGCGCGGCGACCTCTGGGTCGGCAAGGAAGGGGGGAACGAGAGCGGCGAGCTCTCCCTCACCGACGAGGTACTTGCCGCCCAGAACCGGCTCCTGGACGAGCAGCTCCGTTCCCTGCTTCCGGGGCAGCACGGCCGCAGCGATCTCTACTTCGTCGGCTTTGCCGGCGACGCCTCGCAGGACGTCTTCTTGAAGGAGCTGAGCGCGACCCGGCAGCTCTTCGACACCCGGTTCGGTACCGCCGGGCGTTCGGTGCTGCTGGTCAACAACCCGCAAAGCGCCACCGCGCTTCCCTTCGCCACCATCGGCAACCTGGAGCGCGCCCTGGTGCGGGTGGGGGAGGTGATGAACCGCGACGAGGACGTGCTCTTTCTCTACCTCAGTTCGCACGGCTCCCGCGACCAGGAACTGGACGTGAGCAACCCTCCGCTGGATCTGAAACAGGTGACGCCCGAGCTGCTGCGGCGCATGCTGCGCAAGGCGGGGATCAGGTACAAGGTGGTGGTGGTATCGGCCTGCTTCTCGGGAGGCTTCATCCCGCCGCTGCAGGATGACGGCAGTCTGCTCATCACCGCCGCCGACGCGACCCACGAGTCCTTCGGCTGCGGCTTCGGCGAGAACTACACCTGGTTCGGGGAGGCGTTCGTGGGCGATGCCCTCAAAAGCACGTTCAGCTTCACCGAGGCCTTCGAAACGAGCCGCGATACCATCAGGAAATGGGAAACGGAGAAGGGTGAGACCCCTTCCAACCCGCAGATCTGGGCCGGCAAGGATATCTGGCCGGTGCTGAAGAGGCTGCAAAAGGAACTGGAACAGCGGGAAGGAAAGTAG
- a CDS encoding TldD/PmbA family protein, with product MLETVDARAILKRALAAGGEFADIYYEDGTYTSVVCEDGKVERVLSAADRGIGIRVISGFSTAYAYTNQLNQESLLQLADTVSRGVRGGIPHPDFNLCVPTSAQGYAVAIPPDRVELARKVALVGRADRAARGYDGRVRQVMAVYRDARVRTQSVNSLGEFHEESSCSTVFLVQVVTQDGKITQTGYEPVGAARGFELFDEFPPEDLALKAAARGVMMLGARKSPAGQLPVVLSSEAGGTMVHEAIGHGLEADLVQAGSSVYRGRVGEQVASELITVIDDATIPYARGSFGFDSEGTPAGRTVLVENGILKGYLYDRLSAMKDGCASTGNGRRESYRNRPIVRMTNTLIAPGTSDPGDIVKSVSDGLFVKRMGGGQVNTVNGDFVFEVSEGYLIENGVVGEPVRGATLAGNGPEVLRRIAMVGNDLGFGIGTCGKDGQGVPVSDAQPTLLIPAITVGGAGQ from the coding sequence GTGCTCGAAACAGTAGACGCGCGGGCGATCCTCAAGCGCGCCCTCGCCGCGGGTGGCGAGTTCGCCGACATCTACTACGAGGACGGGACCTACACCTCGGTCGTGTGCGAGGACGGCAAGGTGGAACGGGTGCTGTCGGCGGCGGACCGCGGCATCGGGATCCGCGTCATCTCCGGCTTCTCGACCGCCTACGCCTACACGAACCAGTTGAACCAGGAGTCCCTGCTGCAGTTGGCCGACACGGTGAGCCGCGGCGTGCGCGGCGGCATCCCCCACCCCGATTTCAACCTCTGCGTCCCCACGTCGGCGCAGGGGTACGCGGTAGCGATCCCGCCCGACCGGGTGGAACTGGCGCGCAAGGTCGCGCTGGTGGGGCGGGCCGACCGGGCCGCGCGCGGCTACGACGGGCGCGTCAGGCAGGTCATGGCGGTGTACCGCGATGCCCGGGTCAGGACCCAGAGCGTCAATTCGCTGGGGGAGTTCCACGAGGAGAGTTCCTGCTCCACCGTGTTCCTGGTCCAGGTGGTGACCCAGGACGGCAAGATCACCCAGACCGGGTACGAGCCGGTGGGCGCCGCCCGGGGGTTCGAGCTCTTCGACGAGTTCCCGCCTGAGGACCTGGCGCTCAAGGCCGCGGCGCGGGGGGTGATGATGCTCGGGGCACGGAAGTCCCCGGCGGGACAGCTCCCGGTGGTGCTCTCCAGCGAGGCGGGGGGAACCATGGTACACGAGGCGATCGGCCACGGCCTCGAGGCGGACCTGGTGCAGGCGGGAAGCTCGGTCTACCGGGGGAGAGTCGGCGAGCAGGTCGCATCCGAGCTGATCACGGTCATCGACGACGCCACCATCCCCTACGCCCGCGGCTCGTTCGGTTTCGACAGCGAGGGGACGCCTGCCGGCAGGACCGTGCTGGTGGAGAACGGCATCCTCAAGGGGTACCTGTACGACCGGCTCTCGGCGATGAAGGACGGCTGCGCCTCCACCGGCAACGGCCGGCGCGAGTCCTACCGCAACCGCCCCATCGTGCGCATGACCAACACGCTGATCGCGCCGGGCACAAGCGACCCGGGGGATATCGTCAAGAGCGTATCCGACGGCCTCTTCGTCAAGCGCATGGGGGGAGGACAGGTGAACACGGTGAACGGGGACTTCGTCTTCGAGGTTTCCGAGGGGTACCTGATCGAGAACGGCGTGGTGGGCGAACCGGTCCGGGGTGCGACCCTGGCGGGGAACGGCCCCGAGGTGCTGCGCCGGATCGCCATGGTGGGCAACGACCTCGGTTTCGGCATCGGCACCTGCGGCAAGGACGGCCAGGGGGTGCCGGTTTCCGACGCGCAGCCGACGCTCCTCATTCCCGCCATCACCGTCGGCGGCGCGGGCCAGTAG
- a CDS encoding DUF4911 domain-containing protein, with translation METANRYYQLANRDIVYMKYILEAHEGLTMMSTIDGKRGIVRVNYPVCFAQEVDSMMAALGREIQVTEVTEAGEPCSKQ, from the coding sequence ATGGAAACCGCCAATCGTTACTACCAGCTGGCCAACCGCGACATCGTGTACATGAAGTACATCCTGGAGGCCCACGAGGGGCTGACCATGATGAGCACCATCGACGGCAAGCGTGGCATCGTCCGGGTCAACTACCCGGTATGTTTCGCGCAGGAGGTGGACTCCATGATGGCGGCGCTGGGGCGGGAGATACAGGTCACCGAGGTGACCGAGGCAGGTGAGCCGTGCTCGAAACAGTAG